One part of the Segnochrobactrum spirostomi genome encodes these proteins:
- a CDS encoding M48 family metalloprotease, producing MVRGNEGEGRARRTGRALIACAVAALLASCSFMAPEEPTVSVSAPIASRTINSPETSLGARQHPRIVSAYGGVYSDPKTEAAVARVVGRLVAASDDPSRTYRVTILNSPSVNAFALPGGYVYVTRGLLALAEDSSEVAAVLAHEMGHITAQHAIQRQKRAEAAAVVSRVADAVQDPQAAQTAKASAELSLARFSQTQELEADAIGVKTLARAGYDPFAAARFLTAMGRFAALKASRQSSANGRPDFLSSHPSTPERIELATREARQYAGPDTGEQDRDAYLQNLEGMLYGDDPREGFVRGNAFLHRELGIGFTVPQGFLLDNTPRAVLASDGGNIAMRFDGVDIPQDMSLQDYLRSGWVNGLVDDSVRATTVGALPAATASAISEGWSFRIAIVRVGSRAYRFIFAAATPSAQFEAAFASTIASFHRLNPNEIADLKPLRVHVVRTTPTDTIDSLAARMKYSDPTYRKQLFLVLNQIPEGSALVPGTLVKIIGD from the coding sequence ATGGTTCGGGGCAATGAGGGGGAGGGCCGTGCGCGGCGGACCGGCCGCGCGCTGATCGCGTGCGCCGTTGCGGCGCTGCTCGCGAGTTGCTCGTTCATGGCGCCGGAAGAGCCGACCGTCTCGGTCAGCGCGCCGATCGCCTCGCGCACCATCAATTCCCCGGAAACGAGCCTCGGCGCGCGCCAGCATCCCCGCATCGTCAGCGCCTATGGCGGCGTCTATTCCGATCCGAAGACTGAAGCCGCCGTCGCCCGGGTGGTCGGGCGGCTCGTCGCGGCGTCCGATGATCCCTCGCGGACTTACCGCGTCACCATCCTCAATTCGCCGTCGGTCAACGCGTTCGCGCTGCCGGGCGGATACGTCTACGTGACCCGCGGCCTTCTCGCGCTCGCCGAGGACTCTTCCGAGGTCGCCGCCGTGCTGGCTCACGAGATGGGGCACATCACGGCTCAGCATGCCATCCAGCGCCAGAAGCGCGCCGAGGCGGCCGCGGTCGTCAGCCGCGTCGCCGACGCGGTGCAGGACCCCCAAGCCGCGCAGACCGCCAAGGCGTCGGCCGAGCTCTCGCTCGCCCGCTTCAGCCAGACCCAGGAGCTCGAGGCGGACGCGATCGGCGTCAAGACGCTGGCGCGCGCCGGCTACGACCCGTTCGCCGCCGCCCGCTTCCTCACCGCCATGGGCCGCTTCGCCGCGCTCAAGGCGTCGCGCCAATCCTCCGCCAACGGGCGGCCGGACTTCCTGTCGTCGCATCCCTCGACGCCGGAGCGCATCGAGCTCGCGACCCGCGAGGCCCGGCAATATGCGGGACCCGACACCGGCGAGCAGGACCGCGACGCTTATCTCCAGAACCTCGAGGGGATGCTCTACGGCGACGACCCGCGCGAGGGCTTCGTGCGCGGCAACGCCTTCCTGCACCGTGAGCTCGGGATCGGCTTCACGGTCCCGCAGGGCTTCCTCCTCGACAACACTCCGCGCGCCGTGCTCGCGAGCGACGGTGGCAACATCGCCATGCGCTTCGACGGCGTCGATATTCCGCAGGACATGTCGCTCCAGGATTATCTGCGGTCCGGCTGGGTGAACGGCCTCGTCGACGACAGCGTGCGGGCGACGACGGTGGGCGCCCTTCCGGCGGCGACCGCCTCGGCGATCTCCGAGGGCTGGTCGTTCCGCATCGCGATCGTCCGTGTCGGATCGCGTGCCTACCGGTTCATCTTCGCCGCCGCGACGCCCTCGGCGCAGTTCGAGGCGGCGTTCGCCAGCACGATCGCGAGCTTCCACCGCCTCAACCCGAACGAGATCGCGGACCTCAAGCCGCTGCGCGTCCACGTGGTGCGCACCACGCCGACCGACACCATCGATTCGCTCGCGGCGCGGATGAAGTACAGCGACCCGACCTACCGCAAGCAGCTCTTCCTGGTGCTCAACCAGATCCCCGAGGGCAGCGCCCTCGTGCCCGGCACGCTCGTCAAGATCATCGGGGATTGA
- the phnF gene encoding phosphonate metabolism transcriptional regulator PhnF produces MMREVSGKRRSGEEVARGLGVAVWRQIADRLRDEIVAGTWAPATRLPTESELAMRFGVNRHTVRRAIAVLATESLVRADQGRGTFVAERPLPYPIAERTRFAANAAAAARVGRAEILGHTHETAAPRLAERLALPLDAPLHRIEMMNTLDDLPFSVATIWVSAERFPEFPNCCAATGSVTAAFARLGVTDYFRRETRITAVMPDKDDAERLGVDTTRPLIITESVDVDPEGRPISTLRTRFLADRIELIVAS; encoded by the coding sequence ATGATGCGCGAGGTCAGCGGCAAACGTCGTTCGGGGGAGGAAGTGGCGCGCGGCCTCGGGGTCGCGGTGTGGCGCCAGATCGCCGATCGCCTCCGCGACGAGATCGTCGCCGGGACCTGGGCGCCGGCCACGCGGTTACCGACCGAATCGGAGCTCGCGATGCGGTTCGGCGTCAACCGGCATACGGTGCGCCGGGCGATCGCGGTGCTGGCGACCGAAAGCCTCGTCCGCGCCGACCAGGGGCGCGGCACCTTCGTCGCCGAGCGCCCGCTGCCCTATCCGATTGCCGAGCGGACCCGGTTTGCGGCCAATGCCGCCGCCGCGGCCCGGGTCGGGCGGGCCGAAATCCTCGGCCACACGCACGAGACGGCGGCGCCGCGGCTCGCCGAGCGGCTGGCGCTGCCCCTCGATGCGCCGCTCCATCGCATCGAAATGATGAACACCCTCGACGACTTGCCGTTCAGCGTCGCCACGATCTGGGTTTCGGCCGAGCGCTTTCCGGAATTCCCGAACTGTTGCGCGGCGACCGGCTCCGTCACCGCCGCATTCGCCCGCCTCGGCGTCACCGACTATTTCCGTCGCGAGACGCGCATCACGGCGGTCATGCCCGACAAAGACGATGCCGAGCGCCTCGGAGTCGATACCACCCGTCCGCTGATTATCACCGAAAGCGTCGACGTCGATCCCGAAGGGCGGCCGATCAGCACGCTCCGCACCCGCTTCCTCGCCGATCGGATCGAACTCATCGTCGCGTCGTGA
- the phnG gene encoding phosphonate C-P lyase system protein PhnG, with translation MDAAAPQNADPLPGDPHSVEARRRRLRVLVGADAGELARRIAALGPLPAWHRLRRPEIGLVMVRGRIGGEGAPFNLGEATATRCAIALESGETGFGYLLGRDAPKAEAIALLDALSQRPEWCLRIERDIVAPIAEASRHADAALAAKAAATKVDFFTMVRGEDS, from the coding sequence ATGGACGCCGCCGCGCCCCAGAATGCCGACCCCCTCCCGGGCGACCCGCATTCCGTCGAGGCGCGCCGTCGCCGGCTGCGTGTCCTCGTGGGAGCGGACGCGGGCGAACTCGCCCGGCGCATCGCGGCGCTCGGCCCGCTGCCGGCCTGGCACCGGCTGCGCCGGCCGGAGATCGGCCTCGTGATGGTGCGTGGGCGGATCGGCGGCGAAGGCGCGCCCTTCAATCTCGGCGAGGCCACGGCCACACGCTGCGCGATCGCGCTCGAATCCGGCGAGACCGGGTTCGGCTACCTGCTCGGTCGAGATGCCCCGAAAGCCGAGGCGATCGCCCTTCTCGACGCGCTGTCTCAGCGTCCCGAATGGTGCTTGCGCATCGAGCGAGACATCGTCGCTCCGATCGCGGAAGCCAGCCGCCATGCCGACGCGGCGTTGGCCGCGAAGGCGGCCGCGACCAAGGTCGATTTCTTCACCATGGTGCGCGGGGAGGATTCGTGA
- the phnH gene encoding phosphonate C-P lyase system protein PhnH encodes MLAPGFDDPGLAAQAVFRAVMDAMARPGRIGRIAVPLSPPAPLGTAMAAVALALTDFETPLWLDPTLAGDDGVRRWLAFHTGAPVVAAPAEAAFALVTHTADLPRLAAFAQGTDDYPDRSTTLILAVDALADDTGATLSGPGIDGETRLSVPPLGAAFWRECRLNHAGFPRGVDVLFTAGERIAALPRSTRIAVEAGEI; translated from the coding sequence ATGCTCGCTCCCGGTTTCGACGATCCCGGGCTCGCCGCCCAGGCCGTGTTCCGCGCCGTGATGGACGCCATGGCGCGCCCAGGGCGGATCGGCCGCATCGCGGTCCCCCTCTCCCCACCCGCGCCGCTCGGAACCGCGATGGCCGCCGTGGCGCTCGCCCTCACCGATTTCGAAACACCCCTGTGGCTCGATCCGACGCTTGCCGGCGACGACGGGGTCCGCCGCTGGCTCGCCTTCCACACCGGCGCGCCGGTGGTGGCGGCGCCGGCCGAGGCGGCCTTCGCGCTGGTGACGCACACCGCGGATCTGCCCCGCCTCGCCGCGTTCGCCCAGGGTACCGACGATTATCCCGATCGCTCGACGACGCTGATTTTGGCGGTCGACGCGCTGGCGGACGATACCGGCGCGACGCTGTCGGGTCCCGGCATCGATGGCGAGACCCGGCTTTCGGTTCCCCCGCTCGGCGCCGCCTTCTGGCGGGAATGCCGGCTGAACCATGCGGGCTTCCCGCGCGGCGTCGATGTTCTCTTCACTGCGGGAGAGCGGATCGCCGCGCTGCCGCGCTCGACCCGCATCGCCGTCGAGGCCGGGGAGATCTGA
- a CDS encoding carbon-phosphorus lyase complex subunit PhnI, whose product MYVAVKGGERAIDEAHAWLAEARRGDTNVPGLTLDQIAGQLSLAVARVMTEGSLYDEGLAALAIKQARGDLIEAIFLIRAYRTTLPRFGISDPIDTGAMKALRRISATYKDLPGGQILGPTFDYTHRLLDFSLAAAEDAGFAAAPPPPRGDGAGFPDMPRVSDLLADEDLVERDDPGPDDAAVGDLTRTPLAFPAGRDVRLQALARGDEGFLLALGYSTQRGYARTHPFACEIRMGFVEVEMTAEDAGFAVPLGRIAVTECQMVNQFAGSAEMPPQFTRGYGLVFGHAERKAIAMALVDRALRAGELGEEQTAPAQDEEFVLSHCDVVQATGFVEHLKLPHYVDFQAELGLLRQLRAEHAATEQTDVA is encoded by the coding sequence ATGTACGTCGCGGTCAAAGGCGGCGAACGGGCCATCGACGAGGCCCACGCCTGGCTCGCCGAGGCCCGGCGCGGCGACACCAATGTCCCCGGCCTCACCCTCGACCAGATCGCTGGCCAGCTCTCGCTCGCCGTCGCCCGGGTGATGACGGAGGGCTCTCTTTATGACGAGGGGCTCGCGGCGCTCGCGATCAAGCAGGCGCGGGGCGATCTCATCGAGGCGATCTTCCTGATCCGCGCCTATCGCACCACCCTGCCCCGCTTCGGGATCTCGGACCCGATCGACACCGGGGCGATGAAGGCGTTGCGCCGCATCTCGGCGACCTACAAGGACCTGCCCGGCGGCCAGATCCTCGGGCCCACCTTCGATTATACCCACCGCCTGCTCGACTTCTCCCTCGCTGCCGCGGAGGACGCCGGCTTCGCCGCCGCCCCGCCGCCGCCCCGGGGCGATGGAGCCGGCTTCCCCGACATGCCGCGGGTGAGCGATCTCCTGGCCGACGAGGATCTCGTCGAGCGGGATGATCCGGGACCGGACGACGCCGCGGTCGGCGATCTCACCCGCACGCCGCTCGCCTTTCCGGCGGGCCGCGACGTGCGCCTCCAGGCCCTTGCCCGCGGCGACGAGGGCTTCCTGCTCGCCCTCGGCTATTCGACCCAGCGCGGCTATGCCCGCACCCACCCCTTCGCCTGCGAAATCCGCATGGGCTTCGTCGAGGTGGAGATGACGGCGGAGGACGCGGGCTTCGCGGTGCCGCTCGGCCGCATCGCCGTCACCGAATGTCAGATGGTCAACCAGTTCGCCGGTTCCGCCGAGATGCCCCCCCAGTTCACCCGGGGTTACGGGCTCGTTTTCGGCCATGCGGAGCGCAAGGCGATCGCGATGGCCCTCGTCGATCGCGCCCTGCGCGCCGGAGAGCTCGGCGAGGAGCAGACCGCCCCGGCCCAGGACGAGGAATTCGTCCTGTCCCATTGCGACGTGGTGCAGGCGACCGGCTTCGTCGAGCACCTGAAGCTGCCGCATTATGTGGATTTCCAGGCCGAACTCGGCCTGTTGCGCCAGCTTCGCGCCGAACATGCCGCGACGGAGCAGACCGATGTCGCATGA
- a CDS encoding alpha-D-ribose 1-methylphosphonate 5-phosphate C-P-lyase PhnJ yields the protein MSHDEAIRTASAPGTPAGAEGYTFGYLDEQTKRMLRRAILKAIAIPGYQVPFASREMPMPYGWGTGGVQVTASIIGPDDVLKVIDQGSDDTTNAVSIRAFFAKVAGVATTTRTAEATIVQTRHRIPEHPLGEGQILVYQVPIPEPLRFLEPRETETRRMHALADYGLMHVKLYEDIAKHGHVATTYAYPVEVNGRYVMDPSPIPKFDNPKMDRSPALQLFGAGRESRLYAVPPHTPVVSLDFEDHPFEVQRFDQPCALCGATDAYLDEVVLDDRGGRMFVCSDTDYCAERRDAGHRGALLGEAPTAVAGGSHDR from the coding sequence ATGTCGCATGACGAGGCCATCCGCACCGCATCCGCTCCCGGCACGCCCGCGGGCGCCGAGGGCTACACCTTCGGCTATCTCGACGAGCAGACCAAGCGGATGCTCCGCCGCGCCATCCTGAAGGCGATCGCGATCCCCGGCTACCAGGTCCCGTTCGCCAGCCGCGAGATGCCGATGCCCTATGGCTGGGGCACCGGCGGCGTCCAGGTGACCGCCTCGATCATCGGGCCGGACGACGTGCTCAAGGTGATCGACCAGGGGTCCGACGACACCACGAACGCGGTCTCGATCCGCGCCTTCTTCGCCAAGGTCGCCGGGGTCGCGACGACGACCCGCACCGCCGAGGCGACCATCGTCCAGACCCGCCACCGCATTCCCGAGCATCCGCTCGGCGAGGGGCAGATCCTCGTCTATCAGGTGCCGATTCCCGAGCCGCTGCGCTTCCTCGAACCGCGCGAGACCGAGACGCGGCGGATGCATGCCCTCGCCGATTACGGGCTGATGCACGTCAAGCTCTACGAGGACATCGCCAAGCACGGCCACGTCGCCACCACCTACGCCTATCCGGTCGAGGTGAACGGCCGCTATGTGATGGACCCCTCGCCGATCCCGAAATTCGACAACCCGAAGATGGATCGCTCGCCGGCCCTCCAATTGTTCGGCGCCGGGCGCGAGAGCCGCCTCTATGCGGTGCCGCCCCACACGCCGGTGGTCAGCCTGGATTTCGAGGATCACCCCTTCGAGGTGCAGCGCTTCGATCAGCCGTGCGCGCTGTGCGGGGCGACCGATGCCTATCTCGACGAGGTGGTGCTCGACGACCGCGGCGGGCGGATGTTCGTCTGCTCCGACACCGATTATTGCGCGGAGCGGCGCGACGCGGGCCATCGCGGCGCCCTCCTCGGCGAAGCGCCCACGGCGGTCGCGGGAGGCTCCCATGACCGCTGA
- the phnK gene encoding phosphonate C-P lyase system protein PhnK has product MTADLALRGRAGTPAATPLFEEGPLLQARGLSKVYGERIGCAEVDLDLWPGEVLAIVGESGSGKTTLLGCLSSRLTPSAGSVHYRGADGTVRDLYGLEPSARRRLLRTEWGFVHQNPADGLRMAASAGANVGERLMALGDRHYGKIRDTALDWLGRVEIDGDRIDDDPRAFSGGMRQRLQIARNLVTRPRLVFMDEPTGGLDVSVQARLLDMVRGLVADLGLAVVIVTHDLAVARLLSHRLMVMRQGRVIETGLTDQVLDDPREPYTQLLVSSVLQA; this is encoded by the coding sequence ATGACCGCTGACCTCGCGCTCCGTGGCCGCGCGGGCACGCCCGCCGCCACGCCCCTCTTCGAAGAGGGGCCGCTGCTCCAGGCCCGCGGGCTGAGCAAGGTCTATGGCGAGCGGATCGGCTGCGCCGAGGTGGATCTCGACCTGTGGCCTGGCGAGGTCCTCGCCATCGTCGGCGAATCGGGCTCCGGCAAGACGACCCTGCTCGGCTGCCTGTCGAGCCGCCTCACGCCGAGCGCCGGCTCGGTCCATTATCGCGGGGCCGACGGCACCGTGCGCGATCTCTACGGCCTCGAACCGAGCGCCCGGCGCCGCCTGCTGCGCACCGAATGGGGCTTCGTCCACCAGAACCCGGCCGACGGGCTGCGCATGGCGGCGTCGGCCGGTGCCAATGTCGGCGAGCGGCTGATGGCGCTCGGCGATCGGCACTACGGCAAGATCCGCGACACCGCGCTCGACTGGCTCGGCCGGGTCGAGATCGACGGCGACCGCATCGACGACGATCCCCGCGCCTTCTCGGGCGGCATGCGGCAGCGCCTCCAGATCGCCCGCAACTTGGTCACCCGCCCGCGCCTCGTCTTCATGGACGAACCGACCGGCGGCCTCGACGTTTCGGTCCAGGCCCGCCTGCTCGACATGGTCCGCGGTCTCGTCGCCGATCTCGGCCTCGCCGTCGTCATCGTCACCCACGACCTCGCGGTCGCACGCCTCTTGTCCCACCGCCTCATGGTGATGCGGCAGGGCCGGGTGATCGAGACCGGCTTGACCGATCAGGTGCTCGACGATCCGCGCGAGCCCTACACCCAGTTGCTCGTCTCCTCCGTGCTTCAGGCCTGA
- the phnL gene encoding phosphonate C-P lyase system protein PhnL, whose translation MPPPRLEVSGLAKAFTMHLRGGLRLPVVSGIDFTVSAGSCVALSGPSGAGKSSILKMIYGTYRIDHGAVVVRDGGRTTDVATADPHTILDLRRRTIGYVSQFLRVIPRVSALDVVAEPALALGVPRADALARAGTLLDRLGVPERLWDLPPATFSGGEQQRINVARGFVADRPILLLDEPTASLDARNRDVVCDLILEKRRAGVALVGIFHDAAVRDRVADAVIEIDRPSSAQAA comes from the coding sequence ATGCCGCCGCCCCGCCTCGAGGTCTCCGGGCTCGCCAAGGCGTTCACGATGCACCTGCGCGGCGGGCTCCGCCTGCCGGTCGTCTCCGGCATCGACTTCACGGTGTCAGCCGGCTCCTGCGTCGCCTTGTCGGGCCCCTCGGGCGCCGGCAAGAGCTCGATCCTCAAGATGATCTATGGCACCTACCGCATCGACCACGGCGCCGTGGTCGTCCGCGACGGCGGGCGGACGACCGACGTCGCGACCGCCGACCCGCACACCATTCTCGACTTGAGACGCCGCACCATCGGCTATGTGAGCCAGTTCCTGCGCGTCATTCCGCGGGTCTCCGCCCTCGACGTCGTCGCCGAGCCCGCGCTCGCCCTCGGGGTGCCCCGCGCGGACGCGCTCGCCCGCGCGGGCACGCTGCTCGATCGGCTCGGCGTCCCCGAGCGGCTGTGGGACCTGCCGCCCGCCACCTTCTCGGGCGGCGAGCAGCAGCGCATCAACGTCGCCCGCGGCTTCGTCGCCGACCGGCCGATCCTGCTGCTCGACGAGCCGACGGCATCGCTCGACGCACGCAACCGGGACGTCGTCTGCGACCTGATTCTGGAGAAGCGGCGAGCCGGCGTCGCGCTCGTCGGCATCTTCCACGATGCGGCCGTGCGCGATCGGGTCGCCGATGCGGTGATCGAGATCGACCGGCCGTCGAGCGCCCAGGCGGCGTAA
- a CDS encoding DUF1045 domain-containing protein encodes MKAPIALKPECDEAAFVAAATAFALTRAPVTIPAITLDRLGAFLALVPAASVPALDSLAADLVVAMDRFRTPPSETEITRRRRAGLTPRQDALLVAYGYPYVLEEFRFHMTLTDALDAEIADPVQRGAERFFAPVLGRAVLVDALAHFVEPEPGANFVLRRFIPLGTAAAARP; translated from the coding sequence TTGAAGGCACCCATCGCGCTCAAGCCCGAGTGTGACGAAGCCGCCTTCGTGGCCGCCGCGACGGCCTTCGCGCTCACCCGGGCGCCGGTGACAATCCCAGCCATCACCCTCGACCGCCTCGGCGCCTTCCTCGCGCTGGTGCCGGCGGCATCGGTGCCGGCGCTCGACAGCCTCGCCGCCGACCTCGTCGTCGCGATGGACCGCTTCCGCACCCCGCCGTCCGAGACCGAGATCACGCGGCGCCGCCGCGCCGGCCTGACGCCCCGGCAGGACGCGCTGCTCGTCGCCTACGGCTACCCTTACGTGCTGGAGGAGTTCCGTTTCCACATGACGCTGACCGACGCGCTCGACGCCGAGATCGCCGATCCGGTGCAGCGCGGCGCCGAGCGCTTCTTCGCGCCCGTGCTCGGCCGCGCGGTCCTCGTCGACGCCCTCGCCCATTTCGTCGAGCCGGAGCCCGGCGCCAACTTCGTGCTGCGCCGGTTCATCCCCCTCGGCACCGCGGCCGCCGCCCGCCCGTGA
- a CDS encoding alpha-D-ribose 1-methylphosphonate 5-triphosphate diphosphatase — protein MPSRSPATILSNARLVLADRVVHGSVVLRDGLIEAVDEGPSAALGTLDCAGDYLVPGLVELHTDHLENHYAPRPGVRWNPIAAIQAHDAQVAASGITTVFDALRVGGDADATTIGNDTRTLAAALDVARAEGRLRIDHFLHLRCEVPAEDVVADAEPLIATGRVRLASLMDHTPGQRQFVSLAEYRKYYQAKAGFSDAEMDAYVAERQEIGRIRSAANRPLVAAMGRAAGLVLASHDDATPEHVAEAVGDGATIAEFPTTLEAAHAARAGGLKILMGAPNVVRGGSHSGNVSAVELAETGLLDILSSDYVPFSLMQAAFLLPERIPAMPLERAIALVTRGPAAAVGLDDRGEIAPGRRADLVRVVHRPGSVPVVRSVWSGGERVG, from the coding sequence ATGCCGAGCCGCTCGCCCGCCACCATTCTCTCCAATGCCCGCCTCGTCCTCGCGGACCGCGTCGTCCACGGCAGCGTCGTGCTGCGCGACGGCCTCATCGAGGCGGTCGACGAGGGGCCGAGCGCGGCCCTCGGCACCCTCGATTGCGCCGGCGATTATCTTGTCCCGGGGCTCGTCGAACTGCACACCGACCACCTCGAGAACCATTATGCGCCGCGCCCCGGCGTGCGCTGGAACCCGATCGCCGCCATTCAGGCCCACGACGCCCAGGTCGCCGCGTCGGGCATCACCACCGTGTTCGATGCGCTGCGCGTCGGCGGCGATGCCGACGCGACGACGATCGGCAACGACACCCGTACGCTGGCCGCGGCGCTCGACGTCGCCCGGGCGGAGGGGCGCCTCAGGATCGATCATTTCCTGCATCTGCGCTGCGAGGTGCCGGCGGAGGACGTCGTCGCCGATGCCGAGCCGCTGATCGCGACGGGCCGGGTCCGCCTCGCCTCGCTGATGGACCACACGCCGGGACAGCGCCAGTTCGTCAGCTTGGCCGAATACCGGAAATATTATCAGGCGAAGGCCGGCTTCTCCGACGCCGAGATGGACGCCTACGTGGCCGAGCGCCAGGAGATCGGGCGCATCCGCTCCGCCGCCAATCGGCCGCTTGTCGCCGCCATGGGGCGGGCCGCCGGGCTGGTGCTGGCGAGCCACGACGACGCCACGCCCGAGCATGTGGCCGAGGCGGTCGGCGACGGCGCGACCATTGCGGAATTCCCGACGACGCTCGAGGCGGCACATGCCGCCCGCGCCGGCGGCCTCAAGATCCTGATGGGCGCGCCGAACGTGGTCCGCGGCGGCTCCCATTCCGGCAACGTCTCGGCGGTCGAACTCGCCGAGACCGGCCTCCTCGACATTCTGTCGTCCGATTATGTGCCGTTCAGCCTGATGCAGGCGGCGTTTCTCCTCCCCGAGCGCATCCCGGCGATGCCGCTCGAACGGGCCATCGCGTTGGTCACGCGGGGCCCGGCGGCGGCCGTCGGTCTCGACGACCGCGGGGAGATCGCACCGGGACGGCGGGCGGATCTCGTGAGGGTGGTGCACCGGCCGGGCAGCGTGCCCGTGGTCCGGAGCGTCTGGAGCGGTGGGGAACGCGTGGGATGA
- a CDS encoding phosphonate degradation HD-domain oxygenase: MMAQQNKMNAAAADLDPVEYLFRCLAEEGGALYGGEAVTQLEHALQAADLAYREGASDALVAAALLHDVGHLLAADDGAAESGHDLYHEEAGARFVARHFPPAVSEPIRLHVDAKRYLCAIDPDYFATLSPASVRTLALQGGPFDEAGATAFRLTPFSEDAVKLRFWDDLAKDPEADPPPLAFFRPVVERARRRA, encoded by the coding sequence ATGATGGCGCAACAGAACAAGATGAATGCCGCGGCGGCGGATCTCGACCCGGTCGAATATCTGTTCCGGTGCCTCGCGGAGGAGGGCGGCGCCCTCTATGGCGGCGAGGCGGTGACCCAGCTCGAGCACGCCTTGCAGGCGGCCGATCTCGCCTACCGGGAAGGCGCGAGCGACGCCCTCGTCGCCGCCGCGCTGCTCCACGATGTCGGCCACCTCCTCGCCGCCGACGACGGTGCGGCCGAAAGCGGCCACGACCTCTACCACGAGGAAGCCGGTGCTCGCTTCGTGGCGCGCCACTTCCCCCCGGCGGTCAGCGAGCCGATCCGCCTTCATGTCGATGCCAAGCGCTATCTCTGCGCCATCGACCCCGATTATTTCGCCACCCTGTCGCCGGCGTCGGTGCGCACCCTCGCGCTTCAGGGCGGTCCGTTCGACGAGGCCGGCGCCACCGCGTTCCGCCTCACCCCGTTCTCCGAGGACGCGGTGAAGCTCCGGTTCTGGGACGACCTCGCCAAGGACCCCGAGGCCGACCCGCCGCCGCTCGCCTTCTTCCGCCCTGTCGTCGAGCGAGCCCGCCGGCGCGCCTGA
- the cyoA gene encoding ubiquinol oxidase subunit II — translation MRSLWGAVLRATGTVVEPSPSTGFLRRNSSRIRALFGTVGAAVLLAGCQMEVLNPKGPIASDEKDLILFATGLMLIVVIPVIVLTLVFAWRYRASNTKATYAPDWEHSNKIEAVVWLIPCAIIVVLATVTWITTHKLDPYRPIASTAKPLEVEVVSLDWKWLFIYPEQNVASVNELAIPTGTPVNFRLTSATVMNSFFIPQLGSQIYTMAGMETKLHLLASETGDYAGISANYSGAGFSGMKFVTKAMSQADFDAWVAKARASSQSLDAATYRALEAPSEDNPVALYASVSPTLYHNILNKCADGAVCTDVAMNLALAKGAGTGANLCTPANPKGL, via the coding sequence ATGAGATCGTTGTGGGGCGCGGTCCTGCGCGCAACGGGGACAGTTGTGGAGCCGTCGCCCTCCACCGGATTTTTGCGGCGCAACAGTTCACGAATACGTGCGCTGTTCGGCACGGTGGGAGCGGCCGTGCTGCTCGCCGGCTGCCAGATGGAAGTGCTCAACCCGAAGGGCCCGATCGCGTCCGACGAGAAGGACCTGATCCTCTTCGCCACGGGCCTCATGCTCATCGTGGTCATTCCGGTGATCGTGCTGACCCTCGTCTTCGCCTGGCGCTACCGCGCCTCGAACACGAAGGCGACCTACGCCCCCGATTGGGAGCACTCGAACAAGATCGAGGCGGTGGTCTGGTTGATCCCATGCGCGATCATCGTGGTGCTCGCCACCGTGACCTGGATCACCACCCACAAGCTCGACCCCTACCGGCCGATCGCGAGCACCGCGAAGCCGCTCGAGGTCGAGGTGGTGTCGCTCGATTGGAAGTGGCTGTTCATCTATCCCGAGCAGAACGTCGCGAGCGTCAACGAGCTCGCCATTCCGACCGGCACGCCGGTGAATTTCCGGCTGACCTCGGCGACGGTGATGAACTCGTTCTTCATCCCGCAGCTCGGCAGCCAGATCTACACGATGGCCGGGATGGAGACGAAGCTGCACCTGCTCGCGAGCGAGACGGGTGATTATGCCGGCATCTCCGCGAACTATAGCGGCGCCGGCTTCTCGGGCATGAAGTTCGTCACGAAGGCGATGAGCCAGGCCGATTTCGACGCCTGGGTGGCAAAGGCCCGCGCCTCGTCCCAGAGCCTCGACGCGGCGACCTACCGCGCGCTCGAAGCGCCGAGCGAGGACAATCCGGTCGCGCTCTACGCCTCGGTGTCGCCGACGCTCTACCACAACATCCTGAACAAGTGCGCCGACGGGGCCGTCTGCACCGACGTCGCGATGAATCTCGCCCTCGCGAAGGGCGCCGGGACCGGCGCCAACCTCTGCACGCCGGCGAATCCCAAGGGTCTCTGA